A window of Lentibacillus sp. Marseille-P4043 contains these coding sequences:
- the hemQ gene encoding hydrogen peroxide-dependent heme synthase — protein sequence MAEAAVETMDGWYCLHDLRSIDWTSWKMASSEERQAAIHEFKQLLTKWENVEEEKNGSHVLYTVIGQKADIMFMFLRPTMVELNELETEFNKSKFAEYLRPSYSYVSVVELSKYSEPKGGADLESFPKIQERLKPILPKWEHMCFYPMDKRRQGEDNWYSLEFDKRAKLLYEHSKTGRKYSGKVKQVITGSFGFDDWEWGVTLFAHDAVELKKIVYEMRFDEVSARYGEFGEFFVGNHLPKEDVAAFLQV from the coding sequence ATGGCCGAAGCAGCAGTTGAAACAATGGATGGCTGGTATTGTTTACATGACCTTCGAAGCATTGATTGGACATCATGGAAAATGGCATCTAGTGAAGAAAGACAAGCAGCTATCCATGAGTTCAAGCAATTGTTAACAAAATGGGAAAATGTTGAAGAGGAAAAAAATGGTAGTCATGTGCTATATACAGTTATTGGGCAAAAAGCGGACATAATGTTCATGTTTCTACGTCCTACAATGGTTGAACTAAATGAACTAGAAACTGAATTTAATAAATCAAAATTTGCTGAATACCTAAGACCGTCCTATTCTTATGTATCGGTTGTCGAACTTTCCAAGTATTCCGAACCAAAAGGCGGGGCGGATCTAGAGTCATTTCCAAAAATTCAGGAGCGACTCAAACCAATTTTGCCAAAATGGGAGCATATGTGTTTTTACCCAATGGACAAACGCAGACAAGGAGAAGATAACTGGTACTCCCTTGAGTTTGATAAACGCGCAAAATTGTTATATGAACATAGTAAAACAGGTCGCAAGTATTCCGGGAAAGTAAAACAGGTTATTACCGGTTCTTTTGGTTTTGATGACTGGGAATGGGGCGTGACACTGTTTGCCCATGATGCTGTTGAATTGAAGAAAATCGTTTACGAAATGCGGTTTGATGAAGTTAGTGCACGTTACGGTGAATTTGGCGAATTCTTTGTTGGAAACCATTTGCCAAAAGAAGACGTTGCAGCCTTTTTACAAGTATAA
- a CDS encoding DUF5327 family protein, which yields MAVTTNTVIQKMMKEVQELNKQQMNQQVMMQHVANVKLLCELLLDEEGPSVTTSSDISAREMKAMMGTSTHPSVRTQSDHETIDHDEANGKSIFDF from the coding sequence ATGGCGGTAACAACGAATACTGTGATCCAAAAAATGATGAAGGAAGTACAGGAATTAAATAAACAACAAATGAATCAGCAAGTGATGATGCAACATGTTGCTAATGTGAAGCTGTTATGTGAGCTGCTATTGGATGAAGAAGGTCCATCGGTTACAACTAGTAGTGACATATCGGCGCGTGAAATGAAGGCAATGATGGGCACTTCCACTCATCCATCAGTTAGAACGCAATCGGATCATGAGACGATCGATCATGACGAAGCGAATGGTAAATCAATTTTTGACTTTTAA
- the gerQ gene encoding spore coat protein GerQ gives MSEKKDTTNQAYGNAAYQAYPYYYYPQTSQAYYPVYDYRQQYPQQQVQQPPVTPSQLPAEQSYIENILRLNEGKLANVYMTFENNQEKVFKGVVEAAGRDHIILRDPQTNKRYLLLMVYLDYITFNEEINYSYPYGQMSTYPSR, from the coding sequence ATGAGCGAGAAAAAAGATACTACCAATCAGGCATATGGAAACGCAGCATACCAAGCATATCCTTATTACTATTACCCACAAACGTCACAAGCCTACTATCCCGTATACGACTACCGACAACAATATCCACAACAACAGGTCCAGCAACCACCCGTAACACCAAGCCAGCTGCCGGCAGAGCAATCGTATATTGAAAATATTTTACGACTAAATGAGGGAAAACTTGCTAATGTATACATGACATTCGAAAACAATCAAGAAAAGGTATTTAAGGGTGTCGTCGAAGCTGCCGGTCGAGATCACATTATTTTAAGGGACCCACAAACGAATAAACGTTACTTGTTATTGATGGTATACCTTGATTACATTACATTTAATGAGGAAATCAATTATTCCTATCCATATGGTCAAATGTCTACTTATCCTTCAAGATAA
- a CDS encoding DUF423 domain-containing protein: MKLFLLLGAINGFLAVALGAFGAHGLEGKLSEKALTTWDKAVTYQMFHTVALLFTGLLIAKIQTGGMMWAGWLFFIGILLFSGSLYIYSTTGIKTFAMITPLGGVAFLIGWVLLGYAMVKHL; encoded by the coding sequence ATGAAGTTATTTTTATTGCTTGGTGCAATAAATGGCTTTCTCGCAGTAGCATTAGGAGCCTTTGGGGCACATGGCTTAGAAGGGAAATTATCAGAAAAGGCATTAACAACGTGGGATAAAGCGGTAACCTATCAAATGTTTCATACAGTGGCATTGCTTTTCACAGGATTATTAATAGCGAAGATTCAAACTGGCGGTATGATGTGGGCAGGTTGGTTATTCTTCATTGGTATTCTACTATTTTCCGGAAGTCTTTATATCTATTCGACGACAGGAATTAAAACGTTTGCGATGATCACCCCACTTGGTGGCGTAGCGTTTTTGATCGGCTGGGTTTTATTGGGATATGCTATGGTGAAACATCTATAA
- a CDS encoding FMN-binding glutamate synthase family protein, producing the protein MATGLLITLIVIIGILIVVPLLIFLRIYVSDQKQKEHSILRNYPVLGKVRYIAEKAGPEFRQYLFNNNNEGKPFNRREFEYVYKSAKYNSRMIGYGSERDFAEEGLYIVNKMFPSQREEMKIDQQPKIKTRLYSIDNEKLLSRKEHHEEGILNPFYLTDDEAIILGKDTVKKPFKLKGIIGQSAMSFGSLGDHAITALSKGLGMAGGTWMNTGEGSISPYHQKGDVDIMMQISPGLFGVRTKDGEFSWEAFKNRSEIEQVKAFELKLAQGAKTRGGHVEGSKVTEEIAEIRKVEPGVTINSPNRFREFDDAKGLLEFLDKMRDIGGKPVGTKIVVGDEQQVESYVQAMKETGIVPDFITVDGGNGGTGASYYELAESVGLPTFAALPLVDDMLKKYGLRDQTAIIASGKLITPDKIAMALALGADLINIARGFMLSVGCIMAQVCHTNNCPVGVATTDPNLQNALSIEEKKYRVCNYLIALREGVFDMAAVAGLDSPTKFNREHIIYKDRFNRANKVMSYSHTS; encoded by the coding sequence ATGGCGACGGGGTTGTTAATTACATTAATCGTCATTATTGGAATTTTAATTGTAGTACCATTACTAATTTTTTTACGTATTTATGTATCAGACCAGAAGCAGAAGGAGCATTCCATTTTACGGAATTACCCAGTGTTAGGTAAAGTTCGGTATATTGCGGAAAAGGCAGGGCCGGAATTTCGTCAATATCTTTTCAATAACAATAACGAAGGAAAACCGTTTAATCGGCGTGAATTTGAGTATGTCTATAAGTCAGCCAAATATAATAGCCGGATGATTGGGTATGGATCGGAACGTGATTTTGCCGAAGAAGGTCTGTACATTGTGAATAAAATGTTTCCGAGTCAGCGTGAGGAAATGAAAATTGACCAGCAGCCAAAGATTAAAACAAGGCTTTATTCGATCGACAATGAGAAGCTTCTCAGTCGTAAGGAACACCATGAGGAAGGTATTCTTAATCCATTCTATCTAACGGATGATGAAGCTATTATTCTAGGAAAAGATACTGTTAAAAAACCGTTTAAGCTAAAAGGAATAATCGGTCAATCGGCAATGAGCTTTGGTTCATTAGGAGATCATGCGATAACTGCGCTTTCCAAAGGATTAGGTATGGCCGGTGGTACATGGATGAACACTGGAGAAGGGAGTATCTCACCATACCATCAAAAAGGTGATGTGGATATTATGATGCAAATAAGTCCTGGTTTGTTTGGTGTGCGTACCAAAGATGGAGAGTTTTCTTGGGAGGCTTTTAAAAATAGAAGTGAAATCGAGCAGGTTAAAGCATTTGAATTAAAATTAGCGCAAGGTGCCAAAACACGTGGTGGCCATGTTGAAGGAAGTAAGGTAACCGAAGAAATTGCTGAAATCCGTAAAGTAGAACCAGGTGTAACCATTAACAGTCCAAATCGGTTCCGTGAGTTCGATGATGCTAAAGGGTTGTTGGAGTTTCTCGATAAAATGCGTGACATTGGTGGGAAACCAGTTGGAACAAAGATTGTTGTTGGGGATGAACAGCAGGTAGAAAGTTATGTTCAAGCGATGAAGGAAACAGGCATTGTTCCTGATTTTATTACGGTTGACGGTGGAAACGGTGGAACGGGAGCATCTTATTATGAATTAGCTGAATCGGTTGGATTGCCAACGTTTGCTGCATTGCCACTTGTTGATGATATGCTGAAAAAATATGGACTTAGAGATCAAACGGCCATTATTGCCTCCGGAAAATTGATTACTCCGGATAAAATTGCGATGGCACTTGCCTTAGGTGCGGACTTAATTAATATTGCTCGTGGCTTCATGCTTAGTGTCGGATGTATTATGGCACAAGTTTGTCATACAAATAACTGTCCTGTTGGTGTTGCAACAACGGATCCTAATTTGCAAAACGCGCTAAGCATTGAGGAGAAAAAGTATCGTGTATGCAATTACTTAATTGCTCTTCGCGAGGGTGTATTTGATATGGCCGCTGTTGCTGGTTTGGATAGTCCGACTAAATTTAACCGTGAACATATCATTTATAAGGACCGTTTCAATCGGGCAAATAAGGTAATGAGTTATTCACATACAAGCTAG
- a CDS encoding YwhD family protein, translating to MSSDQSANQKKSNPFTIIKDDPLDGDKGYGAGSISLENMSPVIVDPNEDQAFVDMGAMHARSEVERRVKFLPDKDAVPNGKLYWIVWVTVEKGENGPYFSGVCGSEIRVDRSIKRAYKSMPEHVTHMEKSLKGKVIIEHMDEHSKHLLKDFLVDFNGGEMWKNSGDELKQALPES from the coding sequence ATGAGTTCAGATCAATCTGCTAATCAAAAGAAAAGTAATCCATTTACGATAATAAAAGACGATCCACTTGATGGCGATAAAGGTTATGGCGCTGGATCGATTAGTCTTGAAAATATGTCACCAGTAATTGTTGATCCGAATGAAGATCAAGCGTTTGTTGATATGGGTGCTATGCATGCGCGGAGTGAGGTGGAACGCCGTGTGAAATTCTTGCCTGATAAAGACGCAGTTCCGAATGGCAAATTGTATTGGATTGTTTGGGTAACGGTTGAAAAAGGGGAAAATGGTCCTTATTTTTCCGGCGTATGTGGTAGTGAAATCCGGGTTGATCGTTCCATTAAACGAGCATACAAATCCATGCCTGAGCATGTGACACATATGGAAAAGTCATTAAAAGGGAAAGTTATCATCGAGCATATGGATGAGCATTCCAAGCACTTGTTAAAAGACTTTCTTGTCGATTTTAACGGTGGTGAAATGTGGAAAAACTCGGGCGATGAATTGAAGCAAGCACTACCAGAATCATGA
- a CDS encoding cytochrome c oxidase subunit 3: MNEYEAALFKDKQIGFFIYLGVEAIMFATLFVTYIIFTPASIGPKPTELSEVKSVILSSFFLLSSSGTLMVAEKGMANRQYKKLLGWLGITCLFALIFLGIEVHEFSTYLQEGYGMSANVFMSSFYVLVGLHAAHVGFGIGWMGTLFIQFKKKIPQSLFIEKQKIFSYYWHFVDVVWVFIIIFVYLPYLR; this comes from the coding sequence ATGAATGAATATGAAGCAGCCTTATTTAAGGATAAACAAATTGGCTTTTTTATTTACCTTGGTGTGGAGGCAATCATGTTCGCAACATTATTTGTTACGTATATCATTTTCACCCCGGCATCGATTGGACCAAAGCCGACAGAGCTATCTGAGGTGAAAAGCGTGATCTTATCTTCCTTTTTCCTGTTATCGAGTAGTGGAACATTGATGGTTGCTGAAAAAGGAATGGCAAATCGTCAGTATAAAAAATTATTAGGCTGGCTTGGGATTACTTGTTTATTTGCATTGATTTTCTTAGGGATAGAGGTTCATGAATTCTCAACGTATTTGCAGGAAGGTTACGGGATGAGCGCCAACGTGTTTATGAGTTCTTTCTATGTACTTGTGGGGCTTCATGCAGCACATGTTGGGTTCGGAATTGGCTGGATGGGGACCTTATTCATTCAATTTAAGAAAAAGATCCCGCAATCACTATTTATCGAGAAACAAAAAATTTTCTCCTACTATTGGCATTTTGTTGACGTTGTCTGGGTATTTATTATTATATTCGTTTATTTGCCTTATTTAAGGTAG
- a CDS encoding YwgA family protein → MLTNHAKLMQFFSVAKEVIGRKKLQKMIYILQKNHVPFEEKYQFHFYGPYSEELSLRVEELTNLGFITEEKEDKSSYYQYNYKITGDGKEFLNQFALDMPDFTKKVDMLKSKSSRFLELVSTMLFFDDLTKSEVVEKVHVVKPKQKYSDEEIREAWLFIDALNETSPVS, encoded by the coding sequence ATGTTGACTAATCATGCTAAATTAATGCAATTTTTCTCGGTTGCAAAGGAAGTTATAGGGCGGAAAAAGCTGCAGAAAATGATCTATATTTTACAGAAAAATCATGTCCCATTTGAGGAAAAATATCAATTTCACTTTTATGGGCCATATTCGGAAGAGCTCTCACTAAGGGTAGAAGAGTTGACGAATCTCGGCTTTATTACGGAAGAAAAAGAGGATAAAAGCAGTTATTATCAATACAATTATAAAATTACTGGTGATGGGAAAGAGTTTTTAAACCAATTTGCCTTGGACATGCCGGATTTTACGAAAAAAGTGGACATGCTTAAATCAAAGAGCTCGCGTTTTCTTGAGCTTGTTTCGACGATGTTGTTTTTCGATGATTTAACCAAATCCGAAGTTGTTGAGAAAGTTCATGTTGTCAAACCAAAACAGAAGTATTCGGATGAGGAGATTAGGGAAGCTTGGTTGTTTATCGATGCATTAAATGAAACTTCGCCTGTGTCATAG
- a CDS encoding transglycosylase domain-containing protein — protein sequence MMSWKKIKKRLLWKISIGLVLLTVTFVAGVYLVSFLLGPPKLTTDQNTIYYSNDNQVIGEESGNESRYWVDLDDMSDQLVKATLLAEDQHFYDHNGFDIPRIAGALWTDLKSMSLKEGASTLTQQYARNLYLSFDKTWTRKLQEAFYTVRLEMFYSKDEILEGYLNTIYYGHGAYGVEAASRYFFNKSADELSLAEASMLAAIPKGPTYYSPFNNMENAKERQKWILGLLLEKDVIDQETYFLATREKLAFAEPEKQKEDRTAPYFQDTVLQDAATILQLDEEQIRSGGYQIYTTLDLKRQKQLEAKITSVFQDNSKMEVGAIAMDPSTGGIQALVGGRDYQTSKFNRAIQARRMPGSTFKPFLYYAALENGYTPTTMLMSKPTVFKLEDGDVYQPSNFNGYYANEPITLAQALALSDNVYAVKTNLFLGVGKLIDTARTFGINSKLPSVPSLALGTASVSVKEMVTGYGMLANGGQEITGHTIEKIIDRKGKVVYERENVTGDQILDPQRTFILTQLLTGMFDRSLNGYMAVTGSTIVDQLTHTYAGKSGTTNSDSWMIGYSPDLVTGIWTGYDDNRQVEKVAEVSYAKNVWARFMEAAHEDVPNNKFDVPSGVVGVTIDPESGSRATSYCPHRRVMYFKKGTEPKDYCSTHLPEDEKHKVKKKDKKKQNDTEEKDGILKELFEMLF from the coding sequence ATGATGAGTTGGAAAAAGATAAAAAAGCGCCTTTTATGGAAAATATCGATTGGATTGGTGTTGCTGACCGTCACGTTTGTGGCTGGTGTTTATTTGGTTAGCTTTCTACTCGGTCCGCCCAAACTTACAACCGATCAAAATACAATCTATTATAGCAACGACAATCAGGTGATCGGTGAAGAAAGCGGGAATGAAAGTCGCTATTGGGTTGATTTAGATGATATGTCAGACCAACTCGTTAAAGCAACATTACTTGCCGAGGATCAACATTTTTATGACCATAACGGTTTTGACATTCCACGCATTGCTGGTGCACTTTGGACGGATCTGAAAAGTATGTCGTTAAAAGAAGGTGCCAGTACCCTTACACAGCAGTATGCCCGTAATCTCTATTTATCATTTGATAAGACATGGACACGTAAACTGCAGGAAGCTTTTTATACAGTGCGCTTGGAAATGTTTTATTCAAAGGATGAAATTTTGGAGGGCTATTTAAATACGATTTACTATGGACATGGCGCGTATGGTGTGGAAGCTGCCAGTAGGTATTTTTTCAACAAATCAGCAGATGAATTGTCCCTTGCCGAAGCCTCCATGCTTGCTGCAATCCCGAAAGGACCCACCTATTATTCGCCCTTTAACAATATGGAAAATGCCAAAGAACGGCAGAAGTGGATCCTCGGATTACTTTTGGAAAAAGACGTAATTGATCAAGAAACTTATTTTTTGGCTACAAGGGAAAAATTAGCATTTGCAGAACCAGAAAAACAAAAAGAGGATCGGACAGCACCATATTTTCAGGATACTGTTTTACAGGATGCGGCAACTATTTTACAACTTGATGAGGAGCAAATCCGTTCCGGCGGCTACCAGATTTACACAACTTTGGATCTTAAACGGCAAAAACAGCTTGAAGCAAAAATTACATCTGTTTTTCAAGACAACAGCAAGATGGAAGTTGGTGCAATCGCAATGGACCCGTCTACAGGTGGAATTCAAGCACTGGTTGGTGGCCGTGACTATCAAACAAGTAAATTCAACCGCGCCATCCAAGCAAGACGGATGCCAGGGTCTACATTCAAACCATTTTTATATTATGCAGCATTGGAAAACGGCTATACCCCGACGACAATGCTGATGAGTAAGCCAACTGTATTCAAATTAGAGGATGGAGATGTCTATCAACCAAGTAATTTCAACGGTTATTATGCCAATGAACCAATTACACTAGCACAAGCGTTAGCGCTGTCTGACAACGTATATGCAGTGAAAACCAATCTTTTTCTCGGGGTTGGGAAATTAATCGACACAGCTCGTACATTTGGGATTAATAGCAAATTACCATCTGTCCCTTCGCTCGCATTAGGAACAGCATCTGTATCCGTTAAAGAAATGGTGACAGGATACGGCATGTTAGCGAATGGCGGTCAAGAAATTACTGGTCATACCATTGAAAAAATCATCGATCGAAAGGGAAAAGTAGTATATGAACGTGAAAATGTGACTGGTGATCAGATATTAGACCCGCAGCGGACATTCATTTTAACGCAATTATTGACGGGGATGTTTGATCGTTCATTAAATGGATATATGGCTGTAACAGGGTCCACGATCGTGGATCAACTCACACATACATATGCTGGGAAATCTGGAACTACCAATTCTGACAGCTGGATGATTGGGTATAGTCCTGACCTTGTAACCGGTATTTGGACAGGGTATGACGACAACCGCCAAGTGGAAAAAGTCGCTGAAGTGTCTTACGCCAAAAATGTCTGGGCGAGATTCATGGAAGCAGCCCATGAAGATGTACCTAACAATAAGTTCGATGTTCCAAGCGGAGTTGTCGGTGTTACCATTGACCCCGAATCTGGATCACGTGCAACGTCTTATTGTCCACATCGTCGGGTAATGTATTTTAAAAAAGGAACCGAACCAAAGGATTATTGTTCTACTCATTTACCGGAAGATGAAAAACATAAGGTAAAGAAAAAGGATAAAAAGAAACAGAATGATACCGAGGAGAAAGACGGTATATTGAAAGAATTATTCGAGATGCTGTTTTAG
- a CDS encoding HD domain-containing protein translates to MAYKNEQLEEEKVFKDPVHRYVHVKDLVIWDLIATPEFQRLRRIKQLGTTNLTFHGAEHSRFNHSLGVYEIVRRIIYNFKDRPHWNNNERLLCLCAALLHDLGHGPFSHSFEKVFKLDHEYFTQQILLGDTHVHTILERVEAGFSQKVADVIAKTYEDKLVVSLISSQIDADRMDYLQRDAYFTGVSYGHFDMERILRVMRPIDDQVVIKSSGMHAVEDYIMSRYQMYWQVYFHPVTRSAEVILSKILHRAKYLFEHNYTFKLEPTHFVSFFNEKVDLQEYVKLDEAIVFYYFQLWQEEDDDILRDLCERFMNRRLFKYVEFNPNLQMNEWMELYRLFQGVGIDPEYYLVVDSSSDLPYDFYRPGEEEERLPIHLLMPNNELRELSRESDIVESISGKKRTDHKLYFPADLLNKLTDGDVKKRMFELLYGEGAENHVD, encoded by the coding sequence ATGGCATATAAAAATGAACAATTAGAAGAGGAAAAAGTTTTTAAAGATCCAGTACATAGATATGTCCATGTTAAAGATTTAGTAATATGGGACTTGATTGCGACACCTGAATTTCAACGTTTGCGGCGTATCAAACAACTGGGGACAACCAATTTAACCTTTCATGGTGCAGAACATAGCCGGTTTAACCATTCATTAGGTGTTTATGAAATTGTCCGGCGAATCATTTATAATTTTAAAGATCGGCCTCATTGGAACAACAACGAGCGCTTGTTATGCCTTTGTGCAGCACTGTTGCACGACTTGGGTCATGGGCCGTTTTCTCATTCATTTGAAAAAGTATTTAAACTTGATCATGAATATTTTACCCAACAAATTTTACTTGGCGATACGCATGTGCATACGATTTTGGAGCGTGTGGAAGCGGGATTCTCTCAAAAGGTAGCCGATGTCATTGCCAAAACATATGAAGATAAATTAGTTGTCAGCCTGATTTCTAGTCAGATTGATGCTGACCGGATGGACTATTTGCAGCGTGATGCCTATTTTACCGGGGTTAGTTACGGCCATTTTGACATGGAGCGGATCCTACGGGTGATGCGCCCGATTGATGATCAGGTTGTGATTAAATCTAGTGGGATGCATGCGGTGGAAGATTATATTATGAGCCGGTATCAAATGTATTGGCAAGTCTATTTTCACCCAGTCACAAGAAGTGCGGAAGTTATTTTGTCAAAAATTCTACACCGTGCGAAGTATTTGTTTGAGCATAATTATACATTTAAGTTAGAACCAACACATTTTGTTTCCTTTTTTAATGAAAAAGTAGATTTGCAGGAATATGTAAAACTCGATGAAGCGATCGTTTTCTATTATTTTCAGCTTTGGCAGGAGGAAGATGACGATATTTTGCGCGATTTGTGCGAGCGATTTATGAACCGTCGCTTGTTTAAGTATGTGGAATTCAATCCGAATCTGCAAATGAATGAATGGATGGAGCTATACCGTTTATTTCAAGGCGTCGGGATTGATCCAGAATATTATCTTGTTGTTGATTCGTCGTCGGATTTGCCATACGATTTTTATCGTCCCGGTGAGGAAGAGGAACGGTTGCCAATTCATTTGCTAATGCCGAATAACGAGCTTAGGGAACTATCAAGAGAATCTGATATTGTTGAGTCTATTTCTGGGAAAAAACGAACGGATCACAAGTTATATTTTCCCGCTGATTTGTTGAACAAGCTTACTGATGGTGATGTGAAGAAACGAATGTTTGAACTTTTATATGGTGAAGGAGCGGAAAACCATGTTGACTAA
- a CDS encoding lipoate--protein ligase family protein, whose translation MKTWKEIVHHTTFRYIDQSNDNYFNDVPVSAMTSFAIDDALATSVSEGDSPPSVRLWVHPNTVVLGIPDARLPFIEEGIHLLHDHGYQTVVRNSGGLAVALDEGVLNISLVLPGVKHITIHECYEAMVSFVQYMLRDLTNKIEAYEIVGSYCPGDYDLSINGRKFAGISQRRIKDGAAIQIYLDVEGSGSARAALIREFYDVSIQDGETKFTYPEVDPATMASLSELLNMELTMEEMKKRVHSTLEELGNEVVATVFSDRELATFQTRLQQMRKRNEGIIDME comes from the coding sequence ATGAAAACTTGGAAAGAAATTGTTCATCATACGACATTCCGCTATATTGATCAATCTAACGACAACTATTTCAACGATGTGCCAGTTTCCGCAATGACATCATTTGCGATTGATGATGCATTGGCCACGTCTGTCAGTGAAGGAGATTCCCCGCCTTCAGTAAGGTTATGGGTCCATCCTAATACAGTTGTGCTCGGCATCCCAGACGCACGCTTGCCTTTTATTGAGGAGGGGATCCACCTGCTTCACGATCACGGATATCAGACAGTCGTTCGAAACTCTGGTGGGCTTGCCGTAGCTTTAGATGAGGGAGTTTTAAATATATCGCTTGTATTGCCAGGTGTGAAACATATTACGATTCATGAATGCTACGAAGCAATGGTCAGCTTCGTTCAATACATGTTACGTGATCTGACTAACAAAATCGAAGCATATGAAATCGTCGGCTCCTACTGTCCAGGTGATTATGATTTAAGTATCAACGGGCGAAAATTTGCCGGAATTTCCCAGCGCCGCATCAAAGATGGTGCAGCTATTCAAATTTACCTAGATGTGGAAGGTAGTGGGAGTGCGCGCGCAGCACTAATACGGGAGTTTTATGACGTTAGTATTCAGGATGGCGAAACAAAATTTACATATCCAGAAGTTGATCCAGCAACAATGGCTTCTCTGTCAGAGTTACTAAATATGGAATTGACGATGGAGGAAATGAAAAAGCGGGTCCACTCTACCTTAGAAGAATTAGGTAATGAAGTGGTTGCCACAGTTTTTTCAGACCGTGAACTGGCCACATTCCAAACCCGTTTGCAGCAGATGCGGAAACGGAATGAGGGAATTATTGACATGGAGTGA
- the pta gene encoding phosphate acetyltransferase: MSNLFETLEKQVTSTNKQIVFPEGTDERILKAASKLGTAGILTPILLGDRDRVEQTADEIGVDLTSCKLIDPAAFAEFDRMVEIFVERRKGKVTPEDARKILLDENYFGTMLVYMNQADGLVSGATHSTADTVRPALQIIKTKEGIQKTSGVFIMVRDEEKYVFADCAINIAPDSQDLAEIAVESAETGKLFDVEPRVAMLSFSTKGSAKSDETEKVVEAVKLAKEKNGQLLIDGEFQFDAAFVPSVAKKKAPDSVLGGNANVFIFPSLEAGNIGYKIAQRLGGFEAVGPILQGLNQPVNDLSRGCSSDDVYKLALITAAQAE; the protein is encoded by the coding sequence ATGAGTAATCTATTTGAAACGCTAGAAAAACAAGTAACCAGTACGAATAAACAAATCGTTTTTCCTGAAGGCACGGATGAGCGAATTTTAAAAGCAGCAAGTAAACTTGGAACAGCGGGGATTTTAACACCGATTCTATTAGGTGACAGGGATCGTGTCGAACAGACGGCTGATGAAATTGGTGTCGATTTGACTTCGTGTAAATTAATCGATCCAGCAGCATTTGCTGAATTTGATCGGATGGTTGAAATATTTGTTGAACGTCGGAAAGGAAAAGTCACGCCAGAGGATGCCCGCAAAATTCTACTTGATGAAAATTACTTTGGTACGATGCTTGTCTATATGAACCAGGCGGATGGGTTAGTAAGTGGTGCTACACATTCGACAGCTGACACCGTCCGACCAGCATTGCAAATTATAAAAACAAAAGAAGGCATCCAGAAGACATCTGGCGTCTTTATTATGGTGCGTGATGAGGAAAAGTATGTTTTTGCTGATTGTGCGATTAATATAGCCCCAGATAGTCAGGATCTTGCAGAAATCGCAGTAGAAAGCGCAGAAACGGGAAAATTGTTCGACGTTGAACCACGAGTAGCAATGTTGAGTTTTTCCACAAAAGGCTCTGCTAAATCGGATGAAACAGAAAAAGTTGTCGAAGCAGTAAAATTGGCAAAAGAAAAAAATGGGCAACTGCTAATTGATGGTGAATTCCAATTTGATGCTGCATTTGTGCCTAGTGTTGCCAAGAAAAAGGCACCAGATTCTGTATTGGGTGGAAATGCCAATGTGTTTATTTTCCCAAGCTTGGAGGCAGGAAATATCGGTTATAAAATCGCACAGCGCCTCGGCGGCTTTGAAGCGGTTGGTCCGATTTTACAAGGGTTAAATCAACCAGTAAATGATTTATCACGGGGCTGCAGTAGTGATGATGTTTATAAATTGGCGTTAATTACCGCTGCCCAGGCGGAATAA